A section of the Opitutaceae bacterium genome encodes:
- a CDS encoding helix-turn-helix transcriptional regulator, which produces MNQHKKDSLSRTFARSLRAARGERSQAEFARYLGIKHQQTYQRYENGLIPGGDTLHEIALRIGVTIDALLSGAQPKELDQMPPAGRFDSYDIYTLGSVEVIRVFCRRMTADQLYLVSEDVLKDETLTDSSRCFWVKILMPELLKAIKDELGIPKSEQAKDTSKEQSS; this is translated from the coding sequence GTGAATCAACACAAAAAAGATAGTTTGTCTCGAACATTTGCGCGTTCGCTTCGAGCGGCCAGAGGGGAAAGATCCCAAGCAGAATTTGCTAGGTATTTGGGAATCAAACACCAACAAACGTATCAACGATACGAAAATGGCCTAATTCCTGGAGGCGATACCCTACACGAAATCGCTCTCCGTATCGGTGTCACAATTGATGCGCTTTTGAGCGGCGCACAACCAAAGGAGCTTGATCAGATGCCACCCGCTGGACGATTCGACTCCTATGACATTTATACGCTAGGGTCTGTTGAAGTGATCCGTGTGTTTTGCCGACGAATGACAGCGGATCAGTTGTATCTAGTTTCGGAGGACGTGCTAAAGGATGAGACGTTGACGGATTCTTCGCGATGCTTTTGGGTAAAAATATTGATGCCCGAACTGTTGAAAGCCATCAAAGATGAGCTTGGTATTCCTAAAAGCGAGCAGGCCAAAGATACGTCAAAGGAGCAGAGTTCCTGA
- a CDS encoding mraZ — protein sequence MSTIGTTFYTGLFRHSLDEKNRVTIPSPWRAAHADGDQFLATCHPNGYIAVLPPAEVEKLRERVSEIRLSDTSGQDFLARFFSKTQAVSFDSQGRVMFNADLLRHAGIGREAVLTGTMNKFFVYSPERWAQVAERTGGESELDVMRRVGI from the coding sequence ATGTCCACCATTGGCACAACGTTTTACACCGGCCTGTTCAGGCATTCCCTCGACGAGAAGAATCGCGTTACGATTCCATCGCCGTGGAGAGCTGCGCATGCCGATGGGGACCAGTTCCTGGCGACGTGTCATCCGAATGGTTACATTGCGGTTCTGCCTCCGGCTGAAGTTGAAAAGCTTCGCGAGCGGGTTTCGGAGATTCGTCTCTCCGATACATCCGGCCAGGACTTTCTGGCGCGGTTCTTTTCGAAAACCCAGGCGGTCTCTTTCGATTCCCAGGGACGTGTGATGTTCAATGCCGATCTGCTCCGGCATGCCGGCATTGGCAGGGAGGCCGTGCTTACGGGCACGATGAACAAGTTTTTTGTGTACAGTCCGGAACGCTGGGCCCAGGTCGCGGAGCGCACGGGTGGCGAGTCCGAGCTCGATGTCATGCGCCGGGTGGGAATCTAG